One segment of Paramormyrops kingsleyae isolate MSU_618 chromosome 8, PKINGS_0.4, whole genome shotgun sequence DNA contains the following:
- the gpr84 gene encoding G-protein coupled receptor 84, which translates to MFINATDSHNDNDTFSCYDPSVVGYRYFGVLWGSLVTVVGTVGNILTILAFATDRRLRTNFNVLIVNLAVADLLYCAALQPVSVDSYLHLYWRGSAAWCRLFGLLLFLSNSVSILTLCLIAVGRYILIARRPLFQRLFSGRSLALLLLSTWALGLASFGPLWPYYVFTQQVCTCSFHRTRGRPYTTVLLFLYFFLGLGCVGLFYLLIYCQVRQASGALKKYRLSRRSSRRKPTPAEGDSGITSGTVTQSSELSNSSAVAPKLPKEPSADPAPRPTQEGEKQRPKQDDDGEFARVTRMCFTVFICFTCCFVPFILLNVADRANRAPQAVHMFCANLTWLNSCINPVLYAAMNRQFSQAYRALLTRATWPLTALCGR; encoded by the coding sequence ATGTTCATAAACGCAACAGACTCCCACAATGACAACGACACCTTCTCCTGCTATGacccctctgtggtggggtacCGTTATTTCGGGGTACTCTGGGGCTCCCTGGTGACGGTGGTGGGGACTGTGGGGAACATCCTGACCATACTAGCCTTTGCCACGGACCGCCGCCTGCGCACCAACTTCAACGTGCTCATCGTGAACCTGGCTGTGGCGGACCTGCTCTACTGCGCCGCCCTGCAGCCCGTCAGTGTTGACTCCTACTTGCACCTGTATTGGCGCGGCAGCGCCGCCTGGTGCCGCCTCTTCGGCCTGCTGCTCTTCCTGTCCAACTCTGTCTCCATCCTCACCCTCTGCCTCATTGCCGTGGGCCGCTATATCCTCATCGCCCGCAGACCGCTGTTCCAGCGCCTCTTCTCGGGCAGAAGCCTGGCCCTCCTCCTGCTCTCTACCTGGGCCCTGGGGCTGGCCAGCTTTGGGCCACTCTGGCCCTACTACGTGTTCACGCAGCAAGTGTGCACCTGCAGCTTCCACCGCACGCGCGGCCGGCCCTACACCACAGTGCTCCTCTTCCTCTACTTCTTCCTCGGCCTGGGCTGTGTAGGCCTCTTCTATCTGCTCATCTACTGCCAGGTGCGACAGGCATCTGGGGCGCTCAAGAAATATCGGCTGAGCCGGCGTTCTTCACGCAGAAAGCCCACCCCTGCAGAAGGAGACAGCGGTATAACCAGCGGCACGGTCACCCAAAGCAGTGAGCTCAGCAACAGCTCAGCAGTGGCTCCGAAGCTTCCAAAGGAGCCTTCCGCAGACCCCGCCCCCAGGCCCACCCAAGAAGGAGAGAAGCAGCGGCCCAAGCAGGACGATGACGGGGAGTTCGCCCGGGTCACCAGAATGTGCTTCACTGTCTTTATCTGCTTCACCTGCTGTTTCGTGCCGTTCATTCTGCTGAACGTCGCAGACCGCGCCAACCGTGCCCCCCAGGCCGTGCACATGTTCTGCGCCAACCTCACCTGGCTCAACAGCTGCATTAACCCGGTGCTGTACGCCGCCATGAACCGCCAGTTCAGTCAGGCCTACCGGGCTCTGCTGACACGCGCCACCTGGCCACTGACTGCCCTCTGCGGCCGCTAA